The genomic interval AAATGGATGTACTACTATGTCCCACTCCAAATGCATCATATTTACTTTCAGATATTTTATTAAACCCGCTCATCCCACCAAATTGACGAAGAGTTTCAAATTGATCATTTCTCTCTGTTAAAATTTTATATGCATAAGATTGATGCCCCACATCCCAAACAATTCTATTTACAAGTGGGTCGAATATTTTCAGCAAAGCAACGGTAAGTTCGACTACTCCGAGACTTGGCGCCAAATGACCACCATGCCGCGAGGTAACATCAATGATTCTTTCTCTGATCTCTGCACATAAAAGATTCAATTCTTTGATGGATAATTGTTTTACATCTTCCGGAGACTTAATTTTTTCCAGCATATTTGCTTCCTAGCTTTCAACTGATTGGACTTTTTCACCAATCCAATTTAGTATAATATTTTTCCCGAATTTGTTTTTTGCGGAAAAAGAATGAACTATTTCATTTTGGTCCAAATCAAATTGCTGATTTAGTTTTCTGATTTGGGCACTTGTTTTACTTTTACTTAACTTATCACTTTTTGTAGCAATAATCATCATATTTTTTCCAAACGAACTGACCCATTTAATCGCATCTATATCTTTGGGACTGGCTTCATGCCGAATATCAACAATGATCACAATGCCTCGCAAAGTTCTGCGGTTACGAATATAATTCGTAACCAACTTTTGCCACTGATTTTGCATCTCACCTTTCACGTTGGCAAAACCATAACCGGGTAAATCCGCAAAAAACATCTTAGTCCTTTTCCCGCTATTGTTGATATAATTTACATCGAACAAATTTATTGATCTTGTTTTTCCAGGTTTTTTACTTATTTGGGCAAGATTTTTCCGATTTAATAAGGCATTAATCATTGAAGATTTACCCACATTTGATCTCCCGATAAATGCAATTTCCGGGAATGATAAATTAGGCAATTGGTTAAAATGGAAACCGCTTGAATGATAATTTGAATCAATTATTTTCATCTCTTAGATAAATTATTGAGTAGTTGTCAGATTCCCAGACCTGCAATTCTATTACTTTTGAATTATCGTCATCAAAAACATCTGCACATAAATTGAAAATAGTTTTGGCGATGTTTTCAGATGATGGGTTTTTTCCATAAAACGCTTCCAAATCATTCAAATTCTTATGATCAAATTCATCCAGAATATTTTTCAATTTTCTCTTTGCTTCTTTGAAATCAATGCTCAACCCGATAGAATCGAGATTTTTACACGCGATAGCAAGCCGAACTCTCCAGTTATGACCGTGAATATTTGAGCATTCACCTTCATAACCATTCAATTTATGGGCTCCGCAAAATTTTTCAATTACATTTATTATATACATTTTTTTCTCCAAACTCCCTAATTTCTAAAAACGTAATATTTTGTCAAAGTTTTTGAAGTAAGTTAATTGTATTCTTTCGTTTTAACTGATTGAAAATTAATTCATAATTTTAAACTTGTAATGTCGGTTATTTTGAGACGGTTTATTAAATAACAAATGTGGGCAGCTTGACATAAAAAACGGGAAATAAAATTCTTTTACAAAAAATTATCGGAGGATAGATGTTAAACAAAACGTTGATTGAAAAAATTCTGCTACAAGCCGTTTCCGGCGGTGCAGATTTTGCAGAAATTTATTCGGAAAACTGTTTCAATTCTTCTATTCAACTGCTGGATAGCAAGATAAAGAAATCTGTGGACGGTTTTGATTTCGGAGCTGGCATTCGTATTTTTTATGGCAAAAAAGCAATATATGCCTATACAAATGACCTTTCCGAAAAATCTTTGCTTTCCCTTGCAAAAACTATCAGCAAGGCGGACACAGGAAAAAGCAACATTACAACTTTTAATTTATGCGAAAAGAAAATCGCTAACATTCACCCGATTGAGATTTTCCCGAAGGATGTAGCAAAAGCGGAAAAAGTTAATTTTTTACATCAAGTTAACAAATTCGCAAGAAATCATTCCAAGTTTATTTCCCAAGTCAGAATCATTTATTCTGAAGTTGAGAAAAAAATCCTTGTGGCAAATACAGAGGGCTTACTTACCAAAGATAGCAGAAATTATGTTCGAGCTTATGCAACCGCAATTGCTGCCAAAAATAGCGAAATGCAAACAGGCGGCGAAGGTCCGGGTGCTTTTAAAGGATTCGAGTTCATAAAAAACTTAAACCCTGAAAAAATTGGGAATGAAATCGCCAAGCAAGCGGTTGTCATGCTCAATGCTGACTATGCACCTTCCGGAAAATTCCCTGTGATTATTGGCAATGCTTTTGGTGGGGTTATTTTTCACGAAGCCTGCGGACATTCACTCGAAACTACAAGTGTTGCAAAAGGTGCATCTGTTTTCGCAGATAAAATGGGAACACAAATCGCCAACAAATGCGTAACTGCAATTGACGATGGAACAATACCAAACCAATGGGGCTCAACGAATATTGATGATGAAGGAAATCCTACTCAGAAAACCGTGCTAATTAAAAACGGAATCCTAAATTCATTTATGATTGATAAACTCGGCGGCATGAAAATCGGAATGAAATCAACCGGTTCCGGCAGAAGAGAGTCCTTCAAATTCGCTCCAACATCCCGAATGCGAAATACTTACATTGCTCCCGGAAAAGATAAGATCGAAGATATGATCGCATCAGTAGATTATGGACTTTACGCCAAAAAAATGGGTGGAGGCTCCGTTCAACCCGGAACAGGAGACTTCAATTTCGCCGTTTCAGAAGGATATCTGATTGAACATGGAAAGATCACAAAACCTGTTCGTGGAGCATCACTTATCGGAAATGGTGCCAATATTCTACACAAAATCAGCATGATCGCTGCTGATCTCAAACACGCAGAAGGTATGTGCGGTTCATCCAGCGGAAGCGTGCCGGTCTGCGTTGGACAACCTCATATAAAAGTAGATGAAATCATAGTCGGCGGACGGAAGGAGAACTAATGTTTGAAAAAGAATTTGAAACAATATTCAAAATTGCTAAGCAAAAAGGAATTGATAAATTCGATATATTTTTGATAAAAAACTCTTCCTTTTCCCTTAATGTATTTAAACAAAATGTGGAGGAATTCTCTTCTTCGGATATGACCGGATTGAGCATCCGCGTTATCAATGGTAAAAAAGTCGGCTATGCTTATACGGAAAAATTTGATGCCGATTCTTTTGATACTATTTTGAACATGGCTTTGGAAAATTCTCGCATTATTGAAGATGAAAAAGAGATAGATTTGATAAATTTCCCCGATTTGGAGATGAAAGTTAAAACTTTTTATCCGGAACTCGAAGAAATTAACATTGATGCCAAAATTGACATAGCTATGAAATTGGAAAGTTTCCCTCTGGGATTTGATAAACGAATCATCAATGTTCCTCACGCTCAATATGGAGATATGAGCACGTATTTGAAAATCGCAAACTCCAGCGGACTAAGCAAAGAATATAAATCCAACGGCGTTTACGGTTTCTCCTACTGTCTTGCAAAAGACGATAAAATGAACAAAGGCGGCAGTTACTTTGATGTTTCTCATTATTTTGGCAAAATTGATCCGAAACATATCGGAGAGAGGGCAGCGCAAAAAGCCTTGGAACTGCTTGGTGCAAGAGAAATAAAATCAGGACAATATCCGATAATTTTTGACCATTCTACTGCTGCGACAATGCTTCAAACTTTTGCAAATATTTTTTCGGCAAAATCAGTACAAGAAGGTCAGTCCCGACTAAAAGGAAAATTGGGACAAAATATTGCGACTGAAAAAATCACTATTGTAGATGATGCATTATATGAAAAAGGCTGGGCTCGACCATTTGATGCGGAAGGCTATCCGTCCCAAAAAACTGAACTAATCAAAAATGGTTTGCTGAATTCATTCATTCACAACACAATTACAGCCAAGAAGGACAATACGAAATCAACCGGCAATGCAAGCCGTTCCTACAAAGGAACTCTGGGCATCTCTTCATCAAATATGTATATCACAAACGGTGATGTGAAAAAGAACGAACTTTATGGCATTTATCCCAAATCCATCGAAATCGTCTCTTTGGCAGGAATGCACAGTGGTTGCAGCTCCATTTCCGGCGATTTTTCACTTTCCGCTCAAGGTTTCCTTTGTGAAAACGGAGCCAGAAAATACCCGATTCATAACTTCACGGTTTCCGGCAATTTCTTTGAAATGCTCAATAACATAACCGCTCTTGCCGATGATCTCAAATTGAATATGAGCCAATTCGGTTCTCCGACATTTTTGGTTGAAAAATTAAATATTAGCGGATAATTATTCTCTCTCTTCGTTTTGTGATTTATTTCCCCTTCTTTTAAAAAAAAGAGAAGGGGAACATTCACCTTTCTTTGAAACTTTGAGCTAAATAAAATTAATATGAAAATTGGATTTTTACAATTTTATCCCCAATTATTTAACGAGATTAAAAATTTAGATACGATATGCAAACTGATGCAAGATTGCGAGGCAGACCTGATCGTTCTGCCGGAACTTGCAACGAGCGGATATATTTTTACTGATCGAAACGAACTCGCTCATTATACTGCTCCAGCTTATTCCGGAAGAATTGCCAATTTTTTTCGCCAACTTTCGCAGAAATACAAATGTGCTATAGTTACCGGATTCGCAGAAAATGAAAATAATCATTTCTTTAATTCCCAGATGCTTGTTCTTCCAAATGGCAAAATACATATTTACAGAAAAACTCATCTGTTTTATA from Candidatus Cloacimonadota bacterium carries:
- the yihA gene encoding ribosome biogenesis GTP-binding protein YihA/YsxC; this encodes MKIIDSNYHSSGFHFNQLPNLSFPEIAFIGRSNVGKSSMINALLNRKNLAQISKKPGKTRSINLFDVNYINNSGKRTKMFFADLPGYGFANVKGEMQNQWQKLVTNYIRNRRTLRGIVIIVDIRHEASPKDIDAIKWVSSFGKNMMIIATKSDKLSKSKTSAQIRKLNQQFDLDQNEIVHSFSAKNKFGKNIILNWIGEKVQSVES
- the queD gene encoding 6-carboxytetrahydropterin synthase QueD; amino-acid sequence: MYIINVIEKFCGAHKLNGYEGECSNIHGHNWRVRLAIACKNLDSIGLSIDFKEAKRKLKNILDEFDHKNLNDLEAFYGKNPSSENIAKTIFNLCADVFDDDNSKVIELQVWESDNYSIIYLRDENN
- a CDS encoding TldD/PmbA family protein, producing MLNKTLIEKILLQAVSGGADFAEIYSENCFNSSIQLLDSKIKKSVDGFDFGAGIRIFYGKKAIYAYTNDLSEKSLLSLAKTISKADTGKSNITTFNLCEKKIANIHPIEIFPKDVAKAEKVNFLHQVNKFARNHSKFISQVRIIYSEVEKKILVANTEGLLTKDSRNYVRAYATAIAAKNSEMQTGGEGPGAFKGFEFIKNLNPEKIGNEIAKQAVVMLNADYAPSGKFPVIIGNAFGGVIFHEACGHSLETTSVAKGASVFADKMGTQIANKCVTAIDDGTIPNQWGSTNIDDEGNPTQKTVLIKNGILNSFMIDKLGGMKIGMKSTGSGRRESFKFAPTSRMRNTYIAPGKDKIEDMIASVDYGLYAKKMGGGSVQPGTGDFNFAVSEGYLIEHGKITKPVRGASLIGNGANILHKISMIAADLKHAEGMCGSSSGSVPVCVGQPHIKVDEIIVGGRKEN
- a CDS encoding TldD/PmbA family protein gives rise to the protein MFEKEFETIFKIAKQKGIDKFDIFLIKNSSFSLNVFKQNVEEFSSSDMTGLSIRVINGKKVGYAYTEKFDADSFDTILNMALENSRIIEDEKEIDLINFPDLEMKVKTFYPELEEINIDAKIDIAMKLESFPLGFDKRIINVPHAQYGDMSTYLKIANSSGLSKEYKSNGVYGFSYCLAKDDKMNKGGSYFDVSHYFGKIDPKHIGERAAQKALELLGAREIKSGQYPIIFDHSTAATMLQTFANIFSAKSVQEGQSRLKGKLGQNIATEKITIVDDALYEKGWARPFDAEGYPSQKTELIKNGLLNSFIHNTITAKKDNTKSTGNASRSYKGTLGISSSNMYITNGDVKKNELYGIYPKSIEIVSLAGMHSGCSSISGDFSLSAQGFLCENGARKYPIHNFTVSGNFFEMLNNITALADDLKLNMSQFGSPTFLVEKLNISG